A single region of the Pectinophora gossypiella chromosome 2, ilPecGoss1.1, whole genome shotgun sequence genome encodes:
- the LOC126373159 gene encoding leucine-rich repeat-containing G-protein coupled receptor 5-like — protein MRVDVLLPLMVWLPAVLSGVVRLEDYQVDDQPCISYTIDGLRHVDCSDRGISELPQELDYDAQVLDLSNNNFATFPPQLEKFTRLQKLDLSSNILAQPMPFYFEHWQHLRTVNLSNNNYEIWFGSLRTSSIKVLDLSKNKINTIDAAALSGMPNLSHLDLSENRIYDLPMKMFTAANNLDNLILSRNYFSDVPKFQSTSLRSLHLSSCQISNLNVDSLQGMNSLLAIDLSINQIERVPDNLASNTLQELDLSYNEIGSLTDDTFSSLPHLAVLNLRGNEFREVWPTSYFASNPFLREVHVKGNRWSCDGFSVNLLLTYEYLAPKVVDERSLICYTPSNVTQMSWQQAYIQTWHATDSPESYTVMAVMIGIIIGIVVTSCVCRCLMALNRSDPPATNGETTVLNANSNALQPRAESVEIRVPLREEDLPPTYDEALLMPRLNSFHSLPDFVDEELDEPTRHYRRSRSIGDLTEHRPRTSDRRSVRRTRMVEIYIN, from the exons ATGTGTTACTTCCGCTGATGGTATGGTTGCCAGCAGTGCTATCGGGCGTGGTGCGGCTGGAGGACTACCAGGTGGATGACCAGCCCTGCATCAGCTACACAATCGACGGCCTCCGCCACGTCGATTGCTCTGACAGAGGGATCAGTGAACTCCCTCAGGAACTCGACTATGAT GCGCAAGTACTGGACTTGTCAAATAACAACTTCGCTACATTTCCACCACAGCTAGAAAAATTCACTCGACTACAAAAATTGGATTTATCAAGCAATATATTAGCGCAACCCATGCCTTTCTACTTCGAACACTGGCAACATCTGCGCACTGTTAACTTATCAAACAATAACTACGAGATTTGGTTTGGCAGCTTGCGAACCAGCAGTATTAAAGTATTGGACCTGTCCAAGAACAAAATCAATACCATTGACGCGGCAGCTCTTAGTGGAATGCCGAATTTGTCACATCTCGACCTATCTGAAAACAGAATCTACGACTTGCCGATGAAAATGTTCACCGCCGCTAACAACTTGGACAATCTCATTTTATCCAGAAATTACTTTTCCGACGTTCCGAAATTTCAATCTACTTCGCTGAGAAGCCTACATCTGAGCAGCTGTCAGATATCAAACTTGAACGTCGACTCACTCCAGGGAATGAATTCGCTGTTGGCAATTGATCTCTCTATCAACCAGATTGAACGGGTCCCGGACAATCTTGCCTCGAATACATTACAAGAGTTAGATTTGAGTTACAACGAAATTGGTTCATTGACAGATGATACCTTCTCGTCATTACCACATTTAGCGGTACTGAATTTGAGAGGGAATGAATTTAGAGAAGTTTGGCCGACTTCGTACTTCGCCTCAAACCCGTTTTTGAGGGAAGTTCACGTGAAAGGTAATCGATGGAGCTGCGACGGCTTCAGCGTCAATCTTCTCTTAACATATGAGTATTTAGCACCGAAAGTGGTGGATGAAAGATCACTTATTTGCTATACGCCGTCGAATGTGACTCAAATGAGCTGGCAGCAGGCATATATTCAGACGTGGCATGCTACGGATTCTCCTGAATCGTACACTGTGATGGCAGTAATGATAGGTATTATTATAGGGATTGTAGTGACGTCTTGTGTGTGTAGGTGTTTGATGGCGTTGAATCGGTCAGACCCGCCAGCGACGAATGGAGAGACTACGGTGCTGAATGCCAACAGCAACGCGCTGCAGCCGCGAGCTGAGAGCGTGGAAATACGAGTGCCTTTGCGCGAGGAGGATTTGCCTCCGACCTACGACGAAGCGCTGCTGATGCCGCGACTTAACTCCTTTCACTCTTTACCTGACTTTGTCGACGAAGAGCTCGATGAGCCTACCCGTCATTACCGCAGGTCAAGGTCAATTGGTGACCTCACAGAACACAGGCCACGAACCAGTGACCGACGGTCTGTGAGAAGAACCCGTATGGTggaaatatacataaattaa
- the LOC126373124 gene encoding insulin-like growth factor-binding protein complex acid labile subunit — protein MIRLRTTSSVLLLMVVARAQVLDFEDHNSNDLCFTCACSADGSNVDCSLRDLTDIPDGFSEKVKKLNLSTNEISVFPKELIRFHNLVSLDLSGNRLTELPEDALQNLTALEILNLSRNSFDTWLHLNPNDVLQPATNLKILDLSNNKFQTMGNLANQELLISPSLETLILDGCKIQSIHGRSPLSGLINIRVFKVNHNPLIRIQNLISPTLKSLYASNCELSTIYHNELSFLPVLSYLKLSHNYRLELFSSSKTLYSNSLRYLDISYCNILKPSIQGFPNLRKALINHNMIRYLESNEFLNNTKLEYLDLSYNNIGSLKSDTFRGLTMLKHLDLSWNEIAEIPEDSLLQMPSLTQIKLSRNYITKLGHLKSTSLNIIDLSSCEINVIGTDSLEGLPSLIDIDLSHNLLSYIPESISSNTLKFVNFNYNRISTINNATFFMLPRLTSLSVVGNRFTTIWRRSYFESNPYLERLDLSDNMWRCDCTDVDMLDFFEFVTLEPNKKEESYNLICNSPINVIGQTWLEACYFVWNPSDRAPDPNNLMWFIIAMIVGLSLTLVLVNTIRASMKRRLAAIQAERERQVEEARERLRQLRLQAEQQALVNAPDPRDLISPPSYDEALSMPKLNTSCHSLNETGSSRSRKKRGRRKTKSSGDLLEETERNGDVRVVDDIEMTETSDDNRRRRRRRRNRRFGSHEIAELDESPGARRRRMSEYEPGDSTAVEVEAELERPLRPRQRRYSSDDEPRESDF, from the exons ATGATTCGCCTCAGGACAACCTCGAGTGTCTTACTCCTAATGGTGGTAGCAAGAGCGCAAGTATTGGACTTTGAAGATCACAACTCGAACGACTTGTGTTTCACATGCGCCTGCAGTGCTGACGGATCTAATGTAGATTGTTCACTAAGAGACCTTACTGATATACCAGATGGGTTTAGTGAAAAG GTAAAGAAGCTCAACCTGTCGACTAATGAAATCTCTGTATTTCCCAAGGAACTGATCAGGTTTCACAACTTAGTGTCATTAGATTTGAGTGGCAACAGGCTGACTGAGTTGCCAGAAGATGCTCTGCAAAACCTGACAGCATTGGAAATATTAAACTTGTCCAGAAACAGTTTTGATACTTGGCTACATTTAAATCCCAACGATGTACTTCAACCAGCgacgaatttaaaaatattggatTTATCCAACAATAAGTTCCAGACGATGGGAAATTTAGCAAATCAGGAGCTCCTAATCAGCCCATCCCTTGAAACCTTAATACTGGATGGCTGTAAGATACAATCAATTCATGGGAGATCACCACTGAGTGGCCTTATTAATATCAGAGTGTTCAAAGTTAACCACAACCCATTGATACGGATTCAGAATTTGATATCACCGACTTTGAAAAGTCTATATGCCAGCAATTGCGAGCTTAGCACTATTTACCATAACGAACTGTCATTTTTACCAGTACTAAGTTATCTAAAACTGTCACATAACTATCGCTTGGAGCTATTTTCTTCATCAAAAACTTTATATTCAAACTCACTGAGATATCTAGACATATCATATTGTAACATCCTGAAGCCCAGTATCCAAGGCTTCCCAAATCTTCGCAAAGCattaattaatcacaacatGATTAGATATTTAGAGAGCAACGAATTTCTTAACAACACGAAGTTAGAATATTTAGATTTATCATACAACAACATTGGTTCCTTAAAGAGTGATACTTTTAGAGGACTAACCATGTTAAAACATCTAGACCTATCATGGAATGAAATTGCCGAAATACCTGAGGATAGCCTTCTACAGATGCCATCGCTGACTCAAATTAAATTATCGAGGAATTATATAACAAAACTAGGTCACTTAAAATCCACTTCATTGAATATTATTGATTTGAGTTCGTGTGAAATTAATGTGATTGGGACGGATTCATTGGAAGGATTGCCATCTCTTATAGATATAGATTTATCTCACAATCTTTTGTCATACATTCCCGAAAGTATATCCTCTAATACACTAAAATTTGTAAATTTCAATTACAACAGAATAAGCACGATTAACAATGCTACGTTTTTCATGTTACCCCGCCTGACTTCCTTAAGTGTTGTCGGAAACAGATTCACAACTATTTGGCGCCGGTCATATTTTGAATCTAATCCGTATTTAGAAAGACTAGACTTATCTGACAACATGTGGCGTTGCGATTGCACAGATGTGGACATGTTGGacttttttgaatttgtcaCTCTAGAACCAAACAAAAAAGAAGAGTCGTACAACCTTATTTGCAACAGTCCAATCAATGTCATTGGGCAGACCTGGCTAGAAGCATGCTATTTTGTTTGGAATCCGTCTGATAGAGCACCTGACCCTAATAACCTAATGTGGTTTATTATCGCTATGATCGTAGGTTTATCTTTAACTCTTGTGTTAGTTAATACCATACGAGCTTCGATGAAGCGGCGTTTAGCAGCAATACAAGCCGAGAGAGAGAGGCAAGTAGAAGAAGCTAGAGAAAGATTGAGACAGCTaagattacaggctgaacaaCAGGCCTTAGTCAACGCGCCTGATCCACGAGATTTGATATCACCACCTTCGTACGACGAAGCTCTCTCCATGCCAAAACTGAATACCTCATGCCACTCCCTCAACGAGACTGGTTCTAGTAGAAGTAGAAAGAAAAGGGGGCGACGAAAAACCAAATCAAGTGGAGATTTGCTGGAGGAGACAGAAAGGAATGGTGATGTGCGTGTAGTAGATGATATAGAGATGACAGAAACGTCTGATgataatagaagaagaagacgacggAGACGAAATAGAAGATTTGGCAGTCATGAAATAGCGGAGTTGGATGAATCTCCAGGAGCCCGTCGCAGACGCATGTCGGAGTACGAGCCCGGAGACAGCACCGCAGTGGAGGTGGAAGCAGAACTGGAGAGGCCACTCCGTCCGCGACAACGAAGGTATTCTAGTGATGATGAACCGAGAGAAAGTGATTTCTAG
- the LOC126373141 gene encoding protein windpipe: protein MTWIHISACVLAVTVLVAPSLAAVCPDGCVCSTTRDGLHRATCSNLAELYKFTLRQKHHNINILDLSHNNITKLFHELDRLTEIVTLDLSTNGITDLNKFLYNAKKLVHLNLANNRITELSLTHLPASVSSLDLTNNLLRNVPSDLDHLISLEHLELEGNPLDCSCENIRIRDRLLLSNVFIDKAICATPTKIKGRSWLELKTKDICKVPKAEIDPLDMMMGDQPIDAERVGEETTALKSMSLVSNNVLEDGNVIQNKNPAEDDDSLQFLKVSKSITVSDIEGSGDAESTTDAGIIEPIQERKLHADLLATEEILPADNVHTTDDPIEGSGEGSGIGVLDFGHEENTEETTTPLVPELDPGPVRKYFEDESNGSSTEFPPVEVPSIYQGGRDWHKHTEAPVTERVATPLVTQDTTVSQKLETPLTKTSATTDDDKPTPHKTGTYVCIAIIVVLLVGLIGFAIIKGQMRKRRDRRLLRQQKRDVEKASKEMVDMNKSLLGKPAIVDTPIEKKVNGKYELVPTHESTQKKSENGDIGNGIRHSDTNGLRTDSPRDSNQNKSSSKDNNLADTTTPVQDTSFDSAPSPDSRKDIHSLSSEDIFVPINDEDTPRLNGNADSDISQPLINGDQNTDSDFLSPSREYVPVYSPDMGRVRIKMTETPKPKTPVLVTRSRSNAGDIIITPSLDGNARKSTT from the coding sequence ATGACGTGGATCCACATCTCGGCGTGCGTCCTGGCGGTGACGGTGTTGGTGGCACCGTCGTTGGCTGCTGTCTGCCCCGACGGCTGCGTGTGCAGCACCACTCGCGACGGTCTCCACCGCGCCACCTGCAGCAACCTCGCCGAGCTGTATAAGTTCACTCTCCGCCAAAAACATCACAACATCAACATACTGGACCTGTCGCACAATAACATCACCAAACTTTTCCATGAGCTCGACCGGCTGACCGAAATTGTCACGCTTGATCTCTCCACGAACGGCATCACAGACCTCAATAAATTTCTTTACAACGCAAAGAAATTGGTTCATCTCAACCTGGCCAACAATAGAATAACAGAACTGTCTTTGACACATTTGCCGGCAAGTGTTAGTTCTTTAGATTTAACTAACAATCTGTTAAGAAATGTGCCTTCTGACCTTGACCACTTAATAAGCTTAGAGCATTTAGAGCTTGAAGGCAACCCCCTGGACTGTTCTTGCGAAAATATAAGAATAAGGGATCGTTTGCTTCTAAGTAATGTATTTATAGATAAAGCAATATGTGCTACGCCTACTAAAATCAAGGGCCGATCTTGGCTGGAGTTGAAAACGAAAGATATTTGCAAAGTTCCGAAAGCCGAAATTGATCCCTTAGATATGATGATGGGAGACCAGCCTATAGACGCTGAACGGGTTGGTgaagaaaccactgccttaaAATCTATGTCGTTGGTATCAAATAACGTTTTAGAAGATGGAAatgttattcaaaataaaaacccAGCTGAAGATGATGATAGTTTAcagtttttaaaagtaagtaaatcaaTAACAGTGAGTGATATTGAAGGGTCTGGGGATGCTGAAAGTACAACGGATGCAGGTATAATAGAACCTATACAAGAACGAAAACTTCATGCAGATCTACTAGCTACTGAAGAAATTTTACCGGCAGATAATGTACATACCACAGATGATCCAATTGAAGGTTCTGGTGAAGGTTCGGGCATTGGTGTGCTTGACTTTGGACATGAAGAAAATACCGAAGAGACCACAACACCGCTAGTGCCAGAATTAGATCCTGGTCCAGTACGAAAATACTTTGAAGATGAAAGCAATGGTAGTAGTACAGAATTCCCACCAGTTGAAGTACCGAGTATTTATCAAGGGGGTCGAGACTGGCACAAACACACAGAAGCTCCAGTCACAGAAAGAGTCGCTACACCTCTCGTAACCCAAGATACAACAGTATCACAAAAGCTTGAAACACCGCTTACCAAAACTAGTGCAACTACTGACGATGATAAACCTACACCACACAAAACTGGAACATATGTTTGTATTGCAATAATTGTTGTTCTTTTAGTAGGATTGATAGGTTTTGCCATAATTAAGGGACAAATGAGGAAGAGGAGAGACCGTAGGCTTCTCAGACAACAAAAGAGGGATGTAGAAAAAGCATCGAAGGAAATGGTTGATATGAATAAATCATTACTTGGTAAACCTGCCATTGTTGACACTCCGATAGAAAAGAAAGTGAATGGAAAATATGAATTAGTACCAACACATGAGAGCACTCAAAAGAAAAGTGAAAACGGAGATATTGGAAACGGTATTAGGCATTCTGACACTAACGGATTAAGAACTGACAGTCCAAGAGATTCAAATCAAAATAAGAGCAGTTCTAAGGATAATAATTTGGCAGATACAACTACTCCTGTTCAAGACACGTCGTTTGACTCTGCTCCTTCACCCGATTCCCGAAAAGACATCCATTCTTTGTCAAGTGAAGATATATTTGTGCCTATAAATGATGAAGATACACCTAGGTTGAACGGAAATGCCGATTCTGATATATCTCAGCCTTTAATAAATGGGGACCAAAACACAGACTCTGACTTCTTATCGCCCTCGCGTGAATACGTTCCAGTATATTCGCCCGACATGGGCAGAGTTCGAATTAAGATGACGGAAACTCCGAAACCGAAAACGCCTGTGCTAGTTACCAGGAGTAGGTCTAACGCTGGGGATATCATCATCACTCCGTCACTCGACGGAAACGCGCGCAAATCGACCACTTGA